Below is a genomic region from Staphylococcus carnosus.
CCATTATCGGTGTGATTTTAGCATTCAACTTATGTGGTCAGATGATTAACGGCATTATTCTTTATTACTTTAAGTATGTCGCAGGTGTAGAAAGTTTATTCTCAGTTTTCAATACGATGATTTTAATGGAAATGGTGTCACTATTAATTTTCCCTTTCTTAGTGAAAAAAGTAGGGCGCAGTGCAGTATTCAATTTTGCAGTGTCAGGTATTGTTATCGGTCTCGTTATTATTTTAGTCGCTGGTTTTATTGCGCCTCATAGCGCTTTATGGGTTGTTATAGGAGGTGCTTGTATCCGTTTTGGAACAGGTACATTAGTAGGTATCAACACAGTCGCTTTAGCTGATGTTATTGATTATAGTGAAGTAAAATTTGGTCAACGCAATGAAAGTGTGATTACGTCGACACAAACATTTTTAGTGAAACTCGCACAAGCATTTGCGGGCTTAAGTGTTGGTATAGGGCTGTCATTCATAGGTTATACACCGAATGTTGCACAAACTGCAGAAACAGTTTGGGGCATTCGTATCGGCATGATAGGCATTCCAATTTTCTTCATTATCATTTGCAGCTTGCTTTATCATAAAGCTTTCAATTTAAAAGGCGACTTCTTAAAAGACATTGAAAAGACCTTGGAATACAAACGTAAACGCGAAGGGCACAGTCCTATTCATCATGAAACTCCACAAACAGAAGGTGTCTCATCAGCAATGAATTCATAATGAAAAAATTTTAGATTAATGCTGAGATATACCGAAAGCTGAACGATATTCAGATGGATTCATATTAAAATGTCGTTTAAATGCGCGAGAGAAAATCAAGGGATCATGATGGTATCCAACCTTTTCGGCTATAGCATAAATCGGATCATTAGAATTGATTAAATGTTGAGAAGCATGGTACATACGCAAGTTATGAAGATAATCTTTAGGTGAAGTACTGAAATGTTTTTGGAATGTTTTATAGAGATAGCTTCGACTTAAATTAGATGCATCTGCAATAGCAGATACGGAGATATCATACATGTAATTTTGGTTCATAAATTGGAGTGCAAATTGAATTTTTTGATCAACTTCTTGCTCGGTATAAGTAAACTTTTTCGGAAATGTTTTTTGAAGCGCATAGAGCAGTTCAAATAAATACTGACTTAATAAGATATCATCAGAATTTTCGATTTGCATATTTTCTGCTGTGTGGCAGATATCTTGTATTACCCGGGAAATATCAGAAATATTTTGCTGTTGTTCTACAACTTTATCTATAATGCTTGAGCGTGATAAATAGGTCATAACCTGTTTGCCGCTCATCCCGACCCAGTAATACGACCAAGGATTATTTTTGGAAGCAGTATAACTGACTTCCATGCCTTCTTTCAGCAAAAATAAATCTCCTTTTTTCAAATGATATGTTTGCCCATTATAAGTAAATGTTCCAGTACCTTGTGTAATGACGTGCAAGACAGCTGTTTTAGTCACAGTATATGTATAACCGACATTAGGGGTGCCTAGTTCAATCCCGCATTCATCAATATTAGACTCAAAATTTTCTTTTTTAAATTTTTTCCAAAGCAACTGCACAATCATCACGCTCTCTTTCTCTCTCAGTAGACATATTATAACATGCAAGCGATTCAGAAAGAGACGTGATATTTCGATAATTCAGGAGGTATTAAGTTTTGAAATTAGACTTGCATTATAATTTAAAACAGTTACATGTGAATACATTACCTTATACAAATTACTTTGTTCCATATCATAGAAAAACTGAAGTACATGACAATAAAAAAGATTTAGATAAAGCATGTGTAACGCCTTTAAATGGTGATTGGAACTTTGATTATTATGAAAGTGTAAAGGAATATGAAGCGGCTTCAACTAAAAAAAGTAAAGGAGAGCTGCCTGTTCCTGGTGTTTGGAATTTATTTGGTTATGATCAAATACAGTATGTGAATATTAAATATCCAATTCCGTTTGACCCTCCGAATGTTCCTGAAGAAAATCCTTGCGGTTTGTATCGACGCCAGTTTGAATTGAATAAACTATACAAGAAGAAAGAACGTCAATACATTTTGAATTTTGATGGAGTCAGCAGTGCCTATTATGTATGGGTGAATCAAAAATTCGTAGGATACAGCCAGGTCTCACATTCTATTTCTCGTTTTGATATCACAGATTTTGTAAAAGGCGGCAGAAATTCAATCGCTGTTTTAGTTGTGAAATATTCAGATGGTACTTATTTAGAGGACCAAGATATGTTTCGTCATTCAGGCATCTTCAGAGATGTTTATATTGTAGAAAGACCAGAAGCGAGAATTGAGGATTTCAAAATTGATACTAAAGTAGATACAGTCGAAAACACAGGTGAAATACTTATTGATATACGAAAAATAGCAGGTGACCCTTCGATTGAATATGCATTATATAATCCTAATAAAAAGGTTATAAAAAGAGGGGAAGTGGGTGAT
It encodes:
- the melB gene encoding melibiose:sodium transporter MelB, whose amino-acid sequence is MERKLTRFEKYAFGFGTVGKDAIFNIVSLFLMFYITDIVGLSPAFVGVLFFAARIWDAINDPIMGMVVDNTHNRFGKFKTWLVVGTLINAVITILLFTNFNLPGNGMYIYISVIYIIWGMTYTIMDIPYWSWLPNLTNNPREREEVAVVPRFFASFAAFVIGSFGLLFIHQLDNWLGHSFKGAGIFALAIICSITFLITIGITVFYVHEDTEIERQNAIKVQFKDLWRILFKNKELLAIIGVILAFNLCGQMINGIILYYFKYVAGVESLFSVFNTMILMEMVSLLIFPFLVKKVGRSAVFNFAVSGIVIGLVIILVAGFIAPHSALWVVIGGACIRFGTGTLVGINTVALADVIDYSEVKFGQRNESVITSTQTFLVKLAQAFAGLSVGIGLSFIGYTPNVAQTAETVWGIRIGMIGIPIFFIIICSLLYHKAFNLKGDFLKDIEKTLEYKRKREGHSPIHHETPQTEGVSSAMNS
- a CDS encoding AraC family transcriptional regulator; amino-acid sequence: MIVQLLWKKFKKENFESNIDECGIELGTPNVGYTYTVTKTAVLHVITQGTGTFTYNGQTYHLKKGDLFLLKEGMEVSYTASKNNPWSYYWVGMSGKQVMTYLSRSSIIDKVVEQQQNISDISRVIQDICHTAENMQIENSDDILLSQYLFELLYALQKTFPKKFTYTEQEVDQKIQFALQFMNQNYMYDISVSAIADASNLSRSYLYKTFQKHFSTSPKDYLHNLRMYHASQHLINSNDPIYAIAEKVGYHHDPLIFSRAFKRHFNMNPSEYRSAFGISQH